gaacaacttctcaagccttttcAATCAATTGAAAATTCAGGTTTTGACTTatatatacaggacactagaaataatttctaacaattttaattcaagagaatgtttacaattctctttgaattgatgagagatgaagaagaagagagggagaggctcctttgggtggcggcaccaaagaagaacaacagccttattatttttcttttcatcatttcccttatatagctaggtcaccgctTAAAacacttgccacatgtcaccttctgattagttcttagtttaattgacccaatcacattgtgccaagtgtcaaaccaaaatttaatattgactttgatcatcttacatgattaaaaaacaattggcaagcttatgtatagtgccatgtgtcactatctcatagtgccacatgtcaccctgtgaaatgaccaaaataccattgtgtcttaattttgagttatcaactcaaaataattatttctctttttctaatcaatttatatgaaatataaattaattgattaatctctattaattaatttctcataattaaattcatatttaaacactttaaatataaatttaacttatactatacatccaataacctagatttggttttaagccatgctagggacttttgcaatctaattgcaaactaaaattatttaattaatcaattaaactctttaattaattaattaaatcatatttaatttgctgattacttgtgtatatgtgtaacttactaggctcatcactaattggtaatgagacacgatatcaactcttaatatcatcagaactctttcttaccataaatgatttctctaaatcattttatgcagctcatagactatggttaacacctagcatagcataccatagctacccaatcagtaataagttttaccttaaatgaacctataatcataagttaccatgcattaaaatctctctgttacaagatcTCAATtggagctggagtcatgatttatgtcaaacctcatttgctatgaatattatgttctcttttaattccagttcttgattaacaatattttctcatcagaaactattttatgattaaatttatctatcctggacaggaacttaaaacatcaaagaacaattaaatgaacataggattttatccctatttacttaaggtaataggttccatcttgatcaacacctacctccatatataactagtaggagtcaatacatgcccatacacacatacacattacaagtatgaaagcaatatcaaactcaaaccacctatatacaagataactgtgctatttcaggtctaaaaattatatgcactgatatgatttatgataatacattgataagagtaaactccatatgcttgtcataaatgtcactggttcaacctacttatcatgcataagtgcctatcatatttgttatatggcatgagactcaccattccatcttatttatatctcatataaatacgttgggaacaaacatgaatgcaaTCTTCCTAGATAAGTTATGTCAtgtataaagtatcctcgattatgaatcaatttatgatattttgtattataaatactgtcactgatattcttaacaatttaataatagaatttctaacaaaatatcaatggatcttttctattacacataaatatattatgtaaaaggaaaagtaaaaatggcttttattaataaaacatgtacgagATACGTACTAaacgatatgctctagagcatactactaacacaaagaTACTCTCAAATGTAAGAAAGTAATTTAAAGTATATCACAATATACAAGGAAAGGGAGAAGAGAGCAAAGACATGCTGCCAGAAGAGAAGTGCAGAAGCCTCCTTCACTGCATAACCCCTCAGGCTGGCAATTGCTCCCAATAAAATGGCGCTTGGTGTTGTGTACTGTAACAAGAGCACGAATCTGTACATTGCATCGCCTTGTACAAGAAAATTCAGCTTATCTGCCAACGCTACAACGCCAATTCCCAGCAGAGGAAGCACCAAAAGCCTAGCTACAGACATGCCAATTGTGGTCCTAAGACCAAGTGTAGACTCATTTGGTCCTTCTGCTAGCATGCCTCCAAGAATAAGCATAACAGAAGGCACCATAGCACCAGCTAAAATCTCTAAACTGTCTGTGATAAATGATAACGGAGCATCATATCCAAAGACAAAAGCTTTTAGCTGAGGCACCATCCCAACAATGATTGCTAATAAAGAAGCAATTGTTGGAGGTTGAAGTATGTGCCTTATGGGTGTTTGCTCTGCCACAATTCGGATTCTCCTCACAACTCTTGGCTCAGCCAAACACCTAATGGACCTAGGACTGTTTGCAGAACTATCTCCAGCAAGCTCAATGTCAGGAAAATTGGTTTGTGAAACGCTTGAGATGCTATTAAAAATCCTAGCAATGAAAGGAGTCTTGGCATGTTCAGTCTCTTTATCCTCAATGCCTGGCCATTCAGCTTCTACAAGGAGAGGTCTACTGACATCAGGAGTTGGCTGTTGTTCCTCAATCTCGAACCCTTCCTCAACAATCTCATAATACTCCAACGGTGGTTCCATCATATGATAAACAAGAGTGTAAACCAGAATTACAGCAACCCATTGTGCAAAAGAGACATAAGCCACTCCCCTTGAGTGGCAATGAGCTCCGAATGGGCTATCTTTAGTATGGCAGACAGATCCAACAATCGCTAGAGAAAGATTTCCAGTGTTGCCAAATGCAGTCATGATAATGGTGAATCTGTTAAACTGTGGCGGTGGCTGACATATTGCAACAACTAATAGCCCAAGAAAGAAACCAATAATTGTACTAACCAGTACATTAACAGGAATAAACCACCAAAGAACAAAGTTTTCAAGTGTAATGCTTTCACCAAGCTCAGTGAAGATCAGGCAGGGCAAGAACAGAGCAAAAACTAACTTGCTTAGGAGCTTAAATGTTGCTTTGGGGATGATTTGGGTTTTTGGGTGCGCAAGAATCAATCCTATAATTGTAAGGGAGAGAAGTTTCATCAAAGGCACTATAGCAGTTGACAAATTTTCACCACTAGACCTCATATTGTTTTCATATAAAGCATTAATGTAACCAGACATCTTCCCTTCAAATATTTAAAGATCAAGAAAAATATTTCTTCCTGCAACAAACAAAAACAAGATTTACAAAAACTTCAAAACGAACACAATTAATTTCAATAACCCATTTAAGAAATTCGAACTTCTACAATAGGGATATGATTAATCGCCAAGCAAAATAGCAGAATCACCGAGAATGCAACTTGGGCTTCAAAAAGTACCGCTAACCACTATGAAAAAAATCcatctaaaaaaaattatagccAAATCAAACAAACAACATGCTCTTCGCAGATTttcaaggaaaatgaaaaagactATAACATGAAATTCACATATTATTTCTACCTGCAAACGAAATCAATGAAGATGAAACATGGGTTTCGAGAATTTTATTGAAACAAGGCATCAGACAATAACACAAATCTTTTGACCACAAAATATTTcaataaaactaaaattaaagGAGAGAGAAAGCTAGCTTACAGATCGTAGAAAGAATTGTATCGAGACGACTCCAGAGAAAGGAAGAGAATTCAAGATTTAAGGAAAAGGTTTACGTTTTACAGCAGTTAGCAAGAAAAGATTCTCATTAACATCTTCCTCTACACTCGAAAGAATCTGGTCAAGGACTccgcaaaaagaaagaaaaattaagcTATTTGGTCGTTTCTCCTAATCCTATCCAAACCCAAACACAttattagaattttaatattGTCTTTCTTCTATCATTTATTGGGCTTTTTTCTAAGCTTTCATTTAGACGGTCCAAATCAAAcgttatttttctttattattataattttaaataaaagattttataatttaacgacgatttaaatattattaaataaaaattcattaatataaaatatattattattttaaaaaataatttagacatttttatttttatttttttataggaTGCAAAGTTGTTGAGTACTGCACGTCATTTTTGCTCAATTGATGGTGCTtgtcaaaaataataataataattgatgtGCTGGGCAGATGTATATAGTCCATAATTTTCTGTTTGTCAGTACTAAAGTAATGATTGTTCTCTTGGTTAGGAATAAGAAAAATTGCAAAATTCaaaggtaaaaaaaaataaaaatatatatgttcaaaaattaattaaattctatattag
Above is a genomic segment from Hevea brasiliensis isolate MT/VB/25A 57/8 chromosome 17, ASM3005281v1, whole genome shotgun sequence containing:
- the LOC110644988 gene encoding protein PIN-LIKES 2, giving the protein MSGYINALYENNMRSSGENLSTAIVPLMKLLSLTIIGLILAHPKTQIIPKATFKLLSKLVFALFLPCLIFTELGESITLENFVLWWFIPVNVLVSTIIGFFLGLLVVAICQPPPQFNRFTIIMTAFGNTGNLSLAIVGSVCHTKDSPFGAHCHSRGVAYVSFAQWVAVILVYTLVYHMMEPPLEYYEIVEEGFEIEEQQPTPDVSRPLLVEAEWPGIEDKETEHAKTPFIARIFNSISSVSQTNFPDIELAGDSSANSPRSIRCLAEPRVVRRIRIVAEQTPIRHILQPPTIASLLAIIVGMVPQLKAFVFGYDAPLSFITDSLEILAGAMVPSVMLILGGMLAEGPNESTLGLRTTIGMSVARLLVLPLLGIGVVALADKLNFLVQGDAMYRFVLLLQYTTPSAILLGAIASLRGYAVKEASALLFWQHVFALFSLSLYIVIYFKLLSYI